A portion of the Psilocybe cubensis strain MGC-MH-2018 chromosome 10, whole genome shotgun sequence genome contains these proteins:
- a CDS encoding Cleavage stimulation factor subunit 2, with translation MTEEQIVIIFKAVGQVVGFRLAFDRDTEKPKGYGFCEFADHETALLAVRNLNNTDCGGRSLRVDLADLDPLLEGKTTVRGRIMDRGYTGSSEYRSRMHLDANDGGKGQWNDNDTFLANIPPGITIPSGVSALDHIKWIVAELPESKVREALAQMKAFVITYPEKARTLLIRYPQLAYALCHSLVLNRFVDPIMIERMLASSRRPAAAGSSLTQSPIDQGPTGSDSQYPLYTPYSPLHGLHYSSSQLMPTTREQSSIAVKPHAHAQYLLELHRICHDPSLSPCTSPLTLVEPPLIKQQQQLAQIATAFVEMDPEQQRAISIVLGMTQEHIDNIPEPAKSQIVQVSLLITGGESDVSV, from the exons ATGACAGAAGAACAAATTGTGATTATTTTCAAGGCTGTTGGTCAGGTTGTAGGATTTAG GCTCGCCTTCGACAGAGACACAGAAAAACCAAAAGGTTATGGCTTTTGTGAATTTGCAG ATCACGAGACTGCTCTTTTGGCTGTTCGTAATCTCAATAATACGGACTGCGGAGGTCGTTCATTGCGTGTCGATTTGGCCGATTTGGACCCTCTTCTGGAAGGAAAAACGACTGTTAGAGGCCGTATAATGGATAGGGGTTACACTGGGTCATCCGAATACCGTAGCCGAATGCATTTGGATGCAAATGACGGGGGTAAAGGGCAGTGGAATGACAATGATACATTTTTAGCGAATATCCCACCTGGGATAACCATCCCGAGTGGTGTTTCAGCACTTGACCACATTAAATGGATCGTGGCTGAGTTACCGGAGAGTAAAGTTCGCGAGGCCCTGGCTCAGATGAAG gcTTTCGTGATCACATATCCTGAAAAAGCTCGAACGCTGCTCATTAGGTACCCACAGCTAGCCTACGCACTTTGCCATTCCCTCGTACTGAATCGATTTGTTGATCCAATTATGATTGAACGTATGCTCGCTTCCTCGCGACGACCCGCTGCGGCTGGTAGTTCTCTAACTCAATCTCCAATCGACCAAGGACCAACAGGTTCAGATAGCCAATACCCACTGTATACGCCATACTCCCCATTGCATGGCCTGCATTATTCCTCAAGTCAGTTGATGCCAACGACACGGGAGCAATCGTCGATTGCCGTAAAACCCCATGCGCATGCCCAATATCTCCTTGAGTTACATAGGATCTGCCACGACCCGTCGTTGTCGCCTTGTACCTCCCCACTTACACTTGTCGAACCTCCGTTAATaaagcagcaacaacagcttGCGCAAATAGCAACGGCATTTGTGGAGATGGATCCAGAACAACAACGT GCTATATCGATAGTGTTGGGTATGACTCAGGAACATATCGACAACATACCCGAACCTGCAAAGTCGCAGATTGTGCAGGTG TCACTACTTATCACTGGCGGGGAGAGCGACGTGAGTGTGTAA